ACAGGCCCTGAATATAAAGATTTGGTAGTCACCATCAGAATGGTTGCTCGTAATTTTAAACTACTTGAGGAGAGTGCAAAAGCGTCAAATCGAGACCTGGAACATGAGGCTGAAATGCGCCTCAGCGACCATTTAATCAAGTACAGAAAAATAGAAGTTCGAGGAACTGTGACAAAAAGATAGTTAGACTGACTATTTCTGAAAGTTACTTAAACAACATTAATTTCTGTTACCTGAAAATATAAATGATGCGCGTAGCGCAGGGCTTTTTGCACCCCAAATTTGGCAGCGTTATCAAATGCTGCAAGCGCTAGCCGCACCGTTATTTAACAATCTAGCCTATGAACGAGAAGCACAAATAGCGTGACTATTTTGCTTGGCTCACTCCCAGGTGCCAGCGAGGGAGAACAGAAAGTCGCTGAAACAGACCTGTATGCCTCTGGTGGCGACCGAGCACAGGAACGCCATAAAAGCGTTAACACACAGGAAAAACCTGTGGCCTGTGAGGGTATTTAGCCCGACTTGAGAGCATGACCCACAAATGCATACAGCCCCGCCGGTTATCGGCGGCTTGGTAGATAACCACATTCACTACACCCCCTGTTTATGGGGGTGTTTGAATAGTGATTTTATGAATTACCTTACACTCGCAATCCATAAAATCATTACACGAAAAGGAATTTCACATGCTGACCATGGAACACCTCTATTGGATTTACGCAGCAGTATCACTGCTCAACATCTTGTCTCTTTTTCAACTAAACCGGCCCAAAGGTGATGAATGGAATCCCGACTTCAAAGTATCAAATCGCACATGGGAGAAACCCTATTTGCAAAACTGCAAGACCCCAATGTAATTGAAATTATGCTGAATCCTGACGGTCAATTATGGGTAGAACAATTCGGGGAACCAATGTGTATTTTTGGTTCAATGCAACCGGCTCAAGCCAGCCTGTTTATGAAAGCCGTTGCCGGGTATCACAATGTGACCATCAGCGATGAAAAATCTATCCTGGAGTGCGAGCTTCCATTAGATGGCTCTCGATTTGAGGGAATATATCCCCCTGTCACAAAGAACCCCGCATTCACCATCCGAAAAAAAGCACTCAAAGTGTTTACCCTGAAAAACTATATTGAAAACAACATACTGACTGAACACCAGTACACGACGCTGTTAGCGGCTATCCGCACTCACAAGAACATACTCATCGTCGGAGGTACCGGCAGCGGTAAAACCACGTTCGCCAACGCCCTCATCGATACCATGGTGCAAAACAATCCAGACGAACGGATTGTTATCATGGAAGATACCAACGAGCTGCAATGCACTGCGCCAAACTCGGTCATCCTGCGCAGCAACGAACACACCAGCATTAATCGCCTACTGAGGGCAACTTTGCGACTTCGGCCCGACCGAATATTGGTCGGCGAAGTGCGGGGCGGGGAAGCGCTTGAATTGCTTAAGGGCTGGAACACCGGCCACCCTGGCGGCATCGCAACAATCCACGCCGACAGTGCCGCGCAAGGACTGCACCGATTAGAAGATCTGCTCTCAGAAGCAACCCCAAATGTAAACAAGGCAATGATAGCCAGCACTATCAATGTCGTTGTTTTTATCAAAAAGCACCCGTCTGGCCGCAGAATTGAGGAGGTTATTCAGGTCACGGGATATGAATCAAACCAATATCAATATCAACAGCTTGCCTAGAGGTAAACATGAATAAAACGCACCTGCCTGGTCTTGTCACCATTTCGATTCTCCTATTGATGATGATGCTTCCGGATATGGCTTACGCATCAAGCAGTACTGGTATGCCCTGGGAAACTCCACTGTCAAAAATTGTGGCGTCAATTACGGGCCCGGTTGCATTTGGGATCTCCGTGTTGGCCATTGCCGCATCCGGGGCCACGCTCATTTGGGGCGGGGAAATTACCAACCTGATTAAGACCCTGGTCTTCATCGCGCTCGTCATTTCAGTGATTCTGTTCGCTGTGAACATTCTCTCGTCAGTATTCGGCATATCGTCAACATCGATTTAGAGGACATTCCTCATGGAGTCACAACTCAATCGCGCACCTATCTTTCATTTCAATCGCAGCAATTTGGTGTTGGGAGGGGAGCGTAAATTGGTCTATGGGTTGTTTTTGGTGGTGCTTATTTTCGTCGTCACACTGCAAACCTGGTTCACCTTTTTCATCGGTGTGCTGTTATGGATTGTGGTTATGCCGCTACTGAGAATGATGGCCAATGCCGATCCTGATATGTCTCGCATATTTCACCGGTTTACGAGCTATCAAGCCTACTACCCCCCTCACGCCCCAAAAGACTACTCAAGAAGGACATGACTATGTTCAAAACGGCATCTTACAGAAAGTCCATTAAAGGTATGCCTGATTTATTGAACTACGGCATTCTCTGTGACGATGGAGTACTAGCCAATAAGGATGGCTCTCTGACAGCCGGTTTTGTTTTTCGTGGGGTTGATATATCCAGCGCTACCATCGATGAACGAAATCACCTTGCCGCCAGGATCTCCGATTTACTGGTCAGTTTTGGCACTGGCTGGATGATCCATGTGGATGCCGTTAGACAAACTTCACCCGAATACTTAAGCGCGGAACATTCGCATTTCAGCCATCCCGTTTTTGCCATGATTGACGCAGAGCGCCAGGATTACTTTTCGAGGGTCGCAGAGCGTTATGAAAGTAGCTATTACCTTTTTGTCACGTATATGCCGCCTTCAAAGTCAAAAGCAAAAATCCGTGATTGGATGTTTGAAGATAACCTTCAAAAAAAATCCCTATTTGCGAAAAACCTCGAAAACTTCAATCGCAAGCTACGGGACGTACAAAGCCGGTTGGAGTCATACATTAATATTCGGCGGCTTTCTGCGTATAAGCTGAATGGTGATGACGGATCGCCATATTGGTATTGCGAATTATTGCAAAAAATCAATTTGATGGTGACGGGTATTGACCGTCCTGTCAGATTACCGTTTACCCCTATCGGCATTGACTCATTGATTGGTGCCAATGAGCTGTGGACAGGATTAAGTCCAAAGCTCAACAAGCAATATATAGCTGCCATCAGCATTGATAACTTCCCGGACAGTTCAACCCCGAACATTCTCAATCACCTGGATAAGCTAGGGTTTGCTTATCGCTGGTCTACTCGCTATTCATTCTTTGACATTTTCGACGCTGAAAAAGCATTGGAGAAAGAGCGCAAAACGTGGTCGCAAAAAGTTATCAGCTTTAAAGACCAACTGATGAGAAATCCAAACCCAAAAATCAATCAGGATGCGGCGCAGATGGTTTGGCAGTACGAGCAAGCCCTCAACGACGCGCGTTCAGGCAAACTGAAATACGGCCACTTCACGCCCTCCATCATTGTGATGAATGAAGATCGTGAGTACCTGGAGCATTGCTGCGAACTCATTGAAAAAACGGTGCAACATCTTGGTTTCGGTTGCAGAGTGGAAACTGTCAATGCTGTTGAAACATACCTGGGTTCGCTTCCCGCTGACAGCTTGCACAACATCAGGCGCCCATTGGTGTCCACCATCAACCTGGCAGACATGCTGCCCATGTCATCTATCTGGTCAGGCCGAATCACCAATCCCTGTCCGTACTATCCTCCCAACTCCCCTGCGGTAATGCAGTGCAGTGCTGAGGGCGCGGCCCCATTCAGGCTCAACCTGCATGTGGATGATTTGGGACATTTCCTGGTGTTCGGCCCCCCCG
This window of the Shewanella khirikhana genome carries:
- the trbB gene encoding P-type conjugative transfer ATPase TrbB; this translates as MESRLQSIKSHMGETLFAKLQDPNVIEIMLNPDGQLWVEQFGEPMCIFGSMQPAQASLFMKAVAGYHNVTISDEKSILECELPLDGSRFEGIYPPVTKNPAFTIRKKALKVFTLKNYIENNILTEHQYTTLLAAIRTHKNILIVGGTGSGKTTFANALIDTMVQNNPDERIVIMEDTNELQCTAPNSVILRSNEHTSINRLLRATLRLRPDRILVGEVRGGEALELLKGWNTGHPGGIATIHADSAAQGLHRLEDLLSEATPNVNKAMIASTINVVVFIKKHPSGRRIEEVIQVTGYESNQYQYQQLA
- a CDS encoding TrbC/VirB2 family protein is translated as MNKTHLPGLVTISILLLMMMLPDMAYASSSTGMPWETPLSKIVASITGPVAFGISVLAIAASGATLIWGGEITNLIKTLVFIALVISVILFAVNILSSVFGISSTSI
- the trbD gene encoding conjugal transfer protein TrbD → MESQLNRAPIFHFNRSNLVLGGERKLVYGLFLVVLIFVVTLQTWFTFFIGVLLWIVVMPLLRMMANADPDMSRIFHRFTSYQAYYPPHAPKDYSRRT
- a CDS encoding conjugal transfer protein TrbE, whose amino-acid sequence is MFKTASYRKSIKGMPDLLNYGILCDDGVLANKDGSLTAGFVFRGVDISSATIDERNHLAARISDLLVSFGTGWMIHVDAVRQTSPEYLSAEHSHFSHPVFAMIDAERQDYFSRVAERYESSYYLFVTYMPPSKSKAKIRDWMFEDNLQKKSLFAKNLENFNRKLRDVQSRLESYINIRRLSAYKLNGDDGSPYWYCELLQKINLMVTGIDRPVRLPFTPIGIDSLIGANELWTGLSPKLNKQYIAAISIDNFPDSSTPNILNHLDKLGFAYRWSTRYSFFDIFDAEKALEKERKTWSQKVISFKDQLMRNPNPKINQDAAQMVWQYEQALNDARSGKLKYGHFTPSIIVMNEDREYLEHCCELIEKTVQHLGFGCRVETVNAVETYLGSLPADSLHNIRRPLVSTINLADMLPMSSIWSGRITNPCPYYPPNSPAVMQCSAEGAAPFRLNLHVDDLGHFLVFGPPGTGKSTLLSTLAAQTNRYKGCKQYIFDKGRSAYAISQCGGAHYDICIDDTVTFAPLSHLRDDFAWCVNYIIKLLELRGVSVTARQRNLIEAGLKELAASDIENINIGEFLNIANDTEIIEALTFYTVGSAGNLLNSRADAFKSGTLQVFEIEELMNRGSEELIPVLLYIFRQIERSLDGSPGFIFLDEAWIAFSHPIFKAMLIEWLKVLRKANCVVGLFTQSLSDAIKSGILDVLIEACPTKIFLANHAADTDQIKPTYKSFGLNDRQIDIIKHATRKRHYYITSPEGNRLFDLALGELTLSFVGAGGKEDIARIKALVSDHKENWYKHWLVERNVLTESDIVESA
- a CDS encoding TraY domain-containing protein, coding for MVARNFKLLEESAKASNRDLEHEAEMRLSDHLIKYRKIEVRGTVTKR